In Vigna unguiculata cultivar IT97K-499-35 chromosome 3, ASM411807v1, whole genome shotgun sequence, a single genomic region encodes these proteins:
- the LOC114175309 gene encoding CASP-like protein 4U1: MAAATLVGNKFSDHREPPTSHLHFEVSRNSGHPPRQKNAAFYASRQPPHLAAPQICIFRLPPPLTRATLARATTVQCSSSRTCEPDSNLQQCRLHLLRNAAPSCISTTSATRTTPPPRASTHHLQPSFPWQHQRSNSQSTPKDAASKTRIHLDDCNNCLNHSSCIQPPLQQHHRVGAAMLEQPPFAGAAVIVAATSLHETFPQPKCDRNPSLER, from the exons atggcagccgccaccCTTGTCGGCAACAAGTTTTCCGACCACCGCGAGCCACCAACATCACACCTGCACTTCGAGGTTTCGCGCAACAGTGGCCATCCT CCTCGCCAGAAAAACGCAGCGTTCTACGCGAGCCGGCAGCCTCCACACCTTGCAGCACCACAGATCTGCATCTTCAGGCTGCCACCACCATTAACGCGCGCCACTCTCGCCAGAGCAACCACAGTTCAGTGTTCTTCTTCCCGCACCTGCGAGCCTGATTCGAATCTGCAGCAATGCCGCCTCCATCTTCTCCGCAACGCAGCTCCTTCATGCATCAGCACCACGTCGGCAACACGAACAACTCCACCACCGCGAGCTTCCACGCACCATCTTCAACCATCATTTCCATGGCAACATCAGAGAAGCAACTCGCAGTCCACACCAAAAGACGCTGCATCTAAAACACGAATCCATCTCGACGACTGCAACAATTGTTTGAACCATTCTTCATGCATCCAACCACCATTGCAGCAACACCACCGCGTCGGAGCAGCCATGTTAGAGCAACCACCATTCGCTGGAGCAGCTGTCATTGTAGCAGccacaagcctccatgaaaccTTTCCGCAACCAAAGTGTGACAGAAACCCCAGTCTAGAGAGATAA